In Haliscomenobacter hydrossis DSM 1100, the DNA window AATTTCAGGTCAATCAGTGCACTCTCCATCATTTTTACCACCTCTTTGCTGTATTCTTCCAGGGTGGTGCCGGGTACCAACAACTGTTGCGCATCGCGCATGATGCGCAACACGGACTCGTATACACTGCGTTGACGGGTAGTAAATTGACCACTGACCGGAATGGTTCGCGTGAGGTCGGAAGCATAGTGGGCATATTCAGCTCCGAAATCCATCAACAACATATCGCCAGCCTTACACTGTTGGTTGTTGCGGGTATAGTGCAACACACAACTGTTGGAACCGGAAGCAATGATGGGATCGTAGGAATGTCCACTGGCGCGGTTGCGCAAAAACTCATGGGCAATTTCGGCTTCCACTTCGTATTCCATTACGCCTGGGCGTACAAATTCGAGCACCCTGCGGAAGGCTTTCCCGGTAATGCCAATGGCCTGCTGGATGAGTTCAATTTCCACCGGCTGCTTGTTCATCATCAGTTTTTTGAGGATGGGCTGCGAGCGGTGGTATTTGTGCCCGGGGTAACGCTCCATGACGTCGCGGGCCATGCGCATGTTGCGGGTGGGCAACTCAGGGATGAAACGATCGTGTTCTTCGGTATTGATATAGACCCGCTTGGCCAGCAAAATGAGTTCGTGTAAAATGGCGGGCATTTCATCCAGCCAATAAATTTTTTGGATGCCCGATACC includes these proteins:
- a CDS encoding aminopeptidase P N-terminal domain-containing protein, with amino-acid sequence MKYDPINPEFFTTNRRRFMRKMQPDSLAIFYANDLMPRSGDTFFPFRQNSGLFYLSGLDQEETVVVLFPDCIKEGFQELAFVKRTSDYIAIWEGEKYSKEQARAVSGIQKIYWLDEMPAILHELILLAKRVYINTEEHDRFIPELPTRNMRMARDVMERYPGHKYHRSQPILKKLMMNKQPVEIELIQQAIGITGKAFRRVLEFVRPGVMEYEVEAEIAHEFLRNRASGHSYDPIIASGSNSCVLHYTRNNQQCKAGDMLLMDFGAEYAHYASDLTRTIPVSGQFTTRQRSVYESVLRIMRDAQQLLVPGTTLEEYSKEVVKMMESALIDLKLLTRKDIDQQNPELPLYKQYFMHGTSHHLGMDVHDLADRYVPIQEGMVFTCEPGIYIRNENLGIRIENDILVTENGPLDLMASIPVEAEEIEELMSVMISE